One window from the genome of Kryptolebias marmoratus isolate JLee-2015 linkage group LG1, ASM164957v2, whole genome shotgun sequence encodes:
- the opn4xb gene encoding opsin 4xb has product MWSTESMEPEKAHTQSSFFSKVDVPDHAHYVVALFVFVIGVLGITGNVLVMFAFYSNKKLRKLPNYFIMNLAVSDFLMAFTQSPIFFINCLYKEWIFGAMGCKIYAFCGALFGISSMINLLAISIERYLVITKPLQTIHWSSKRRTIFAIFLVWIYSLAWSLAPLVGWSSYIPEGLMTSCTWDYVTYTAANRSYTMMLCFFVFFIPLGIILFCYLRMFLSIRQTSRELERLGPQVRKSTLIRQRSIRSEWKLAKIAFIVIIVYVLSWSPYACVTLISWSGHANILSPYSKSVPAVIAKASTIYNPIIYAMIHNKYRMTLADKVPCLWFLSPAPRKECHSYSISDSSFRDSSISRQSTISSTHFISASTNRIDMVMKDVEVNHLGGKSGYSFKSIPSYRQSYRGRSCRRQIEQKTINTPPPEKHPSAMSDPQNTHDHDLVSNSMTIATLPLLVLTRRRSESLTEEISDAQSKKRSISDRLNSYKSSSFDSLNLGKIPFTDPKSPQSIPRIIVISPTTESGIINSDSVHLEDSLEALESNVFVSLNFSSEVFEAVELLC; this is encoded by the exons ATGTGGTCCACTGAGAGCATGGAGCCCGAGAAAGCCCACACTCagagcagcttcttcagcaagGTGGATGTGCCCGACCACGCTCACTATGTTGTTGCTCTGTTCGTCTTTGTCATCGGGGTACTGGGCATCACCGGGAATGTCCTGGTCATGTTTGCTTTCTACAG CAACAAGAAACTTCGTAAACTGCCCAACTACTTCATTATGAACTTGGCAGTCAGTGACTTCCTCATGGCGTTTACCCAGTCTCCAATCTTCTTTATCAATTGCCTCTACAAGGAATGGATATTTGGAGCGATGG GATGTAAGATATATGCATTCTGTGGTGCCCTGTTTGGTATTTCCTCCATGATAAACCTGCTGGCCATCTCGATTGAACGGTATCTGGTTATCACCAAGCCCCTGCAGACCATTCACTGGAGCTCCAAACGAAGGACCATATTTGCCATCTTTCTCGTCTGGATTTATTCTTTGGCTTGGAGTTTGGCTCCTCTCGTTGGCTGGA GCTCCTATATCCCTGAGGGCCTGATGACATCTTGCACATGGGATTATGTAACATACACAGCAGCCAACAGGAGCTACACAATGATGCTGTGCTTCTTCGTCTTCTTTATTCCCCTGGGAATTATCTTATTCTGCTATCTACGAATGTTCTTGTCTATCAGACAAACTAGCAG GGAGTTAGAACGTCTGGGGCCTCAGGTGAGAAAAAGCACATTAATCCGACAGAGGTCCATCCGGAGTGAGTGGAAACTGGCAAAGATCGCCTTTATTGTCATCATCGTTTACGTCCTCTCTTGGTCCCCATATGCCTGCGTTACACTAATTTCCTGGTCTGG CCATGCCAACATTTTGTCGCCATACTCTAAGTCTGTTCCTGCAGTCATAGCAAAAGCCTCCACGATCTACAACCCCATCATCTATGCTATGATACACAACAAATACAG GATGACTCTGGCAGACAAGGTTCCCTGTCTTTGGTTTCTGTCTCCCGCTCCCCGGAAGGAATGCCACTCGTACTCCATCAGTGACTCTTCATTCAGGGACTCCTCCATCAGCAGACAGTCCACAATTTCAAGCACTCACTTTATCAGTGCCTCAACTAACCGCATTGACATG GTGATGAAAGATGTGGAGGTGAACCATTTAGGTGGAAAATCTGGATATTCCTTCAAAAGCATTCCGTCATACCGCCAGTCGTACAGAGGGAGGTCCTGCAGGAGACAGATTGAGCAGAAAACAATTAATACCCCCCCACCAGAGAAG CATCCATCTGCCATGAGCGACCCTCAGAACACCCACGACCATGACCTGGTTTCCAACTCTATGACGATCGCCACACTCCCTTTGCTTGTTCTCACCCGGAGGCGCAGCGAGAGTCTAACGGAGGAGATTTCAGATGCACAAAGCAAGAAACGCAGCATCAGCGATAGACTGAACAGCTACAAGAGCAGCTCCTTTGATTCCCTGAATTTGGGAAAAATACCATTCACTGACCCCAAGTCACCTCAGAGCATCCCACGCATAATCGTCATCAGCCCGACCACAGAAAGCGGCATCATCAACTCCGACAGCGTCCATTTAGAAGACAGCTTGGAGGCATTGGAAAGCAATGTTTTTGTTAGCCTAAACTTCTCATCTGAAGTCTTTGAGGCAGTGGAACTACTCTGTTGA